TTCTATTGAACGGTCCTGTTATTTGTGGCATTAACCtttcaaaaaatattgtgtGGCCAGAATCTTGAATAGTGTTCTGCCCAGAATCGTCaattagaaaataaacattGAAACGCAAAAATGGGTAATGAGTAGCCATGTATGAAAGATATTCAGAAAAGAGAGAATAGGGTACATAAGCATCTCTAGGTATAATATGGTGATAGAAAACATCGCTAGCAGGCTTTGAATCATTACACCTTACTATCACAACTGCATTTCTTCTATAAGTACTCATTCCTAAAGCATAAAAAACGAGAAAGGAAATTGCTAGTAAAATAGTAGTCATCCAGCAAGCATAGACaaattctgaaaaaaaatatttccttttaATAACATaggttaatatataaaatcgaATGAACAAAAGCCTAAATAGATAGATAATCTTGGCAAAGTTTGACGCTATATGCGTAAAAAGAAACggtattatattaattgtatgttaggtaaaaaatagtatattaaGTATATCAGTCTTTTTTGTCGCACGCAAGTAACGCCGAAGTTTGTtgacataattatttatcatcttTGACCTTTTTTAGTCCAAGCTAGGTCCTTTTCTCAACTTACCAGGCCAGCGGCTACACCAGAACTGCTTGGATGTACAAGTGACATGCCATCCCGATGCTGGTATTGTTGAAGGAACTTGAGCCTTCATAACATTATCTCCACTACCTGACTCTACTTTCAGCAACGGATATTCTTCATCACGTTTTATTTGTGCTGCATGCTCCATCATTTTCGTAGCTGTAAGAAGTCATCACTGAGTAAGATTGCTAATTAACCTTGCAACCGTACGTTTTGTGACAGTTTAGGGCTACACTAAACTCTACATTCTGTATTTGACGCCGATATCTGACGTCATCCTACAAGGAGTCTTATCCACAGGGATGTCCTAGTCCAAAACCCCACACGTAGTTCAAACGTCAATCTAAGAGGAGTTCCGGGCGCAAAAGGGACGGCTCAACTCAGGGCGAGCTTCGGACTCGCTCCCATTACGACGGTGATGACTGATGCTGATACAACTTTGAGGTGGTAATCAGTTACAATTCTtccagaataataaataatataataataataataaatatactacgacaatacacacatcgccatctagccccaaagtaagcgtagcttgtgttatgggtactaagatgcctgatgaatatttttatgaattatatatatataaatacttagaataatacatattaacacccagacactgaaaaacattcatgctcatcacacaaacattttccagtagtgggaatcgaacccacggccttggactcagaaagcagggtcgctgcaaactgcgccaatcggccgtcaataaaacGTTATGTATTGAAATCTCGACCGTAGTACGTTTACAGTTTAACTAAGAAATTTTGTAAGCATCTCCACATGCCACGGGCTAATGCTTAGgtcttaaaactattatataaatCTGTGTTCGTCACATGCTAATGAAGGTGTAGTTGTGATTAAAAATACACAGATTTATCagaataagttaataaaatttatccttaccgttatttatattgttttcatctaaatacttttgataatgagaataataattaGTGCTTTTGGTTTTGGACAGTGacaataaatttagaaattctgTTTTCAAATTATGTGACATTTAAACTCAACTATTTATCTTCATTAgtatcttttttataaattgggAATAAATATGTCAATAAGGAAGCAATGTCGGCAATGATATTGACACATTCAATCAATGCTTTGGCACTACGCAAATAGGTTGGCCtcccatatattttatatggagCTGTAAAAAAAGCGTAGCTACCGATTACTGTATTCAATTTGTGGTTGGCTCGTGGCCTTTTGCTTGCCTTTCGTATGATTCAGTCAGCTTCCAATTCGGAGAGATGCTACGTGTAGCGTTTGATCAAGTTGAACGCAACTATTCGCCTATGGTTGGCAACCAATTTGCAAGTCTTAGTCAGCTAGCCGTAAGTTAGCCGCCAACTATTTGCCTAAAGGCTTCAAAACTTGTCGCTCTTCCCGTCTATAGTTTATGACTGTAGGTCGGCTACTTGACTCTCAGCTGCAAATAAGATGCACAGAATGATCGCTGACTAGATCAATCACACTGGTCCTTTCGCTGCATTTGAATGACGGCCGCGGACTAAATGACATCTGTCAAAGGAAGTTCCGCAAATAACGAAAATCGTTGTATGAACACTTTGTTTACAACATATGGGAGGAAACCAGCCAGCCGCAAACTTTTGGCATATGGGTGCATAGCCTAAACTATTACCTAAAGCTCCATTCTGATAAATCAAGTATATAAGGTAGGTAATCTAACTATATTAATAGAAGCAGCCctaatttatttcagtataaACGTTTATACGTCCATGCGCACCTACTCTTACATAGGTCACGTAACAATTCGATATCAAGTCATTACAATAGTAAGGGCTTcaaattttttacttttctagGTAATCTAAATATATCGAAGTTAGGTATTTAGGCCATCATTTATATAACCCGCTTTCTATCAGATTCTTTTTATAGGACAGGTAAACGTGAAAATGCGATTTAAGTCATTACATTTTTTAGGGTTGTAAATTTTTACTTTCATATGAAAACTGTAAAATTCGTtgtttactaaaaaatattcataatcaaGTATTACTGATACTTTGTATGGGTGCAGGGTGGTGCCTTTGGTACCTTCTTTCCAACTAGCATTCTATATTGTTCAGAGAATCGCTTGATAACTGGTAGATCAAGCGAAGCAAAATTCAGATTTTCATAAATGTTTAATACGAAAGAGTATGTGCAAAACTGAAGAATTTATCATAATAACGTATAAAGAGAGTCAGTACGTGAGACGAACGCATGTTGAATCAACAAAATTAAAGCGGAACTTATAAACGTGTCAACCTCACGAATTAAAGATAAACATGATTTAAGCATAGCAATTAGAATACATTGGCAAAGTGTGTAAGATTTTTAAATCCTTGTGTGTTCTCAGGGCAATATTATACAGTTACATTCcattacctatttattaaattggACTTTCATATTGCCAAACGAAGTGATAGCTTAGGTGTGGTTGTGACTAAaagtgaattattttattgatttgataGCTTTGCATATAGTTGTACTTCTATTAATTGATCGAAGGGTTTGTACATTCATTATTGATATCTAAATTTATTTGGAACATACCTACTCATTTGTCgcagattttaattattttttactttttatgtgtcaTGTCATGTCCTGTCTTAATTTGACATGAATTTAACTTAACTGTAACctgaatatatttaaatatcctacaccgaagttttaaaattttacgacACAGAGATTTATAAGAACATATATTTAGCTGGGTAAGGTATTTATCTTACACACAAAATATAAACTTCAATCGGTAaacgtaggtacttatatatattttaacattgaatgaatgaattactttcccaataatataaaaaaattacatctttAGTTTAAGAGATTAACTTCAATGAACATCtacatttataattacaaaGGCTTAAAAtcctatttaaatatatctttaggattaaacataaataattaaaaatatgggGATCGACATTTAGTTACTAGTTACCATACAATCGAGGGGTACGGCGGCTCCCCGATTAAATGGAGGTATTGTATGATATATGTTACAAAATCGAGCAGAAAAGCGGCTAGGCCGGGCCGTACTTCTCGAAGCAGTTCAGACCACTTTCGATCCCCTGAAACTTCTTTGTGGATAAAACTGAAAAACTGTTTCTTCAGTAACCAGGCAGGCGTAATCATTGTATAAACACGGTATTTATCGAATTTCATTCAAAATTTCCTAATTTTGACCAATTATAATATCCTTATGCACTTGTAGCAGACATAGAAGTTTCAAgtccatacttataataaaactgtaactggaagatttctgtacatttaatatattttgaaaattttgatcggggaatgctttataatcgatactgagtccaaaacagatttttatttagttttagttatgtTGGAAAAGGTTCGATCTAGTATTGTCAAATACCTAGTATATGGATCTGTTCTAGTATAAACGCTACATCACTAGTAAGACGGCCCACCGGCCCTCCGACAGTGTCCACTGTCCATGTTTCTTTACACACTACATTATCTTTATCCACGTTTAAGAGAACATTCTTTACCCCATTCACAGCTCTTCGGTTAAACTGATGGCCAGTAATGACTGAGTCGCATAAAGAACAGCATCCGCTGTTATGCGATGAATACTCTGATGAAGAATTTCATATACAAGACACCGGGCCAAAGTTTCAAAGGCGATTTTGCCGTTCGGCTTCCACAGGACGAGCCCGAACGCATGCAATAGGAGCTGCTGCTATAATTACTAGCTGGCCAggtaaaagatattaaattattaagttgCACTTATGTCTGGTGGCTTCGGCCAAGGCTatttaccaacctaccgacaaagaagtgccgctaagcgatttagcgttccggtacgatgtcgcgtggaaactgatTAGTGGTAAGAGTTTGATATAAAACTGCCATGCCTCTAGCAGGTAACAGGTTAGGCCGTTCAAGTGAAATTGCAGTGAAGGGCCAACTGGTAGTGAAATATAAGTACAGACCTATATACGaacctcttgtattctacttctttcttcatgtttctttttttattctatttttgtaatatgttaatgatgtggtatccaaataaagagtaatcataataataatatatttaacggggtgcgttttaagtaattaaaatatcacttgcttcatcggtgaaggaaatcatcgtgaggaaacctgcatgcctgggagttctacataatgttgtcaaatgtgtgtggagtccaccaatccgcactgggccagcgtggtggactactgccttagtagtgggccggtaatgggtagatatgataatgataacggGGAGGCTGAGAAATCATCCTTATAagtcatattttattgttatcatgGACTTCATTACGGGttggttaaatttatttatttatttatttatttatttatttaagtacatatacaTTAGTTATACATTTAACCCACTTACAGTCAAGGTTatccaaattaatttatgtacacgtaacatttttacttaaaaagaataattggcCATATGTTAGGGTGAATATTTGACTCCTAACAACTAGATATCTGTGTCTAGgatatcataataaatcaaCCACGAACTTTCggcttataagtacttattatgtgtattttttgttgtagcTAACCTGAACATTTAGTTATGTATAAGCAAATGCAAGCACTAATTACCTATGTTGTACATAACATGATAGACTTACATGCTATTAAAACACTAACAAGACATTAAAATGTGCAAATACACAGAACTTACACTCAATCACAGAAATTATCACTTAGAACGCACGACAGTTCTACGCGTGATCACGCAGGCCGCCACCTTATCTTTCTATATTCCCCGTCGCCAACGTAGTACTGCGCCATAACCCACAGGTTCCATCTAGTCGTGTGTATAGGTGATTTAACCAGGGTGGGTATAAAGCAGAATTTTATACAAgttgtataaaatttttagggtaagcagtgaatttgtgcatctatgaagtgtacgccactggcTCCATCCAGCGCCGCCCGGTGGCGCTGGCGTCAATTTAATGTTTCTTAATATAACTTACTTCCTTGCTCAACTCCGACATAATAATATGTGACCCTAAAAAATTCTATCGCTAGCTCATAGTATAAgctacaaatatattaattgtatgatgttattaaaataaaccttttttttaatttcagatcATATATCGTCGCTACTAGCATATTGGTGGATCGGTCTCGGCATGATTGCTGtaatggtatttttaatttataacagcTTTCTTGCTATAGCCGTGCTTCCAAGGTCTCAATATAATCCTTTGAAAActataagtacaaaaaaaccTACAGAAAATAAATCTTACGAAAATCTCAATACACTAAATATACACATGCATGTTTTCGTTGCAAGCTATGATGAATTCAACAGCTATGATTATATGCCATATGTTAAGGCATtagcaaaaaaatatcctaatttcaaatacaatttcGTTGTTGTTTTAAATGACGTAATTCAAGATACAGTTAGTGATTTCAGTGACGAGCAGAAAAATGATATGGCTTTAAATTTACTGCTGGCGAACGGTAACATAATGGATAAAAATAAACCATATGAGAATCCTACACTGAAATTTATTTCGCTTACTAAATACATGGATAATTCGcccgtaaaaaaaaattggcgcCTTCTACCTTATCATTTTCTTAGTTTCTTAGTTCGATGTATAGCTATATGGGATAAGGGAGGTGTATCATTTAATCCTTTAATATTAACCCCAAATTCACTAAGTTcagtttattttgaaaaattatatagtGTTCTTGGTAATATACAgtccaaaaataaattaatgcccACTAAAAAAAGGAAGTTAACAAGAAAGACTAAGAAAACGTTTAATAATATTCGTGATATAATAAACGACTTGGAAAATGGGGAAACGAATGCCAATGTTATTACAGATAGTCTCACTGAAGCAGAAAACATTGAGTCGGTCACAATAACACCTTTGGAAGAAACTAAAAATGTggacttaattttaattgatcaTCCTATTCTCCCTGAACAAAAAGATGAATTTTTGCATAAAAATCATTCTAACAAGAGGCCTAATACCAAACTATCTCGTAATATACTTGAAACCGTTAATGTAATGAATAGTACTACGGCAAGGGGCATTGCGGCAAACATCCTTCCGAAATTTTTAGAATCACTTTTTCACTCGAATTCAAAAAACTTAACGTCAAATATGCACTTGCATGAAAAAAACGACACAACATCTAAAGTACATCCAATAGTTAATGATCTAATAGGCAAAATTGCACCTGAACTCTCCAATAAAACTTCCAGTGGAAATGAAAATACTAAAGTGATTATTGATTTAAAAGGCAACTTAATTGCTACAGAAATAGGTTGTCATGCTTTTATAGGAACAGTATTTAACAACGTTCAACACTATACTTATGAAAAATCTGTAtctgattttattattagtgaATTGTCTCTCTTTTGTAGAGgaaatttatcaatttgtaATAACGTTGAAGttcttttattgtaagttttgttacatattttaataaatagtgaTAATGATACACAAACTATGTaccaatgttttaataaaatcacaaaaatattcataataaattatttattttgggcCTTATTCTAATCAGTCGTGACCAAAATAATGTCACAGTACAGAATTTTGTTCACAAATGACAAAGTAGTATTATTCGTGTCTTAGCATTATGGCAGCACTTTTacatagtattaaatcaatcgttttttttataatagtaagCGGACTAGAATTAATAAATCAACgctgagttttttttatggtgATACGCAATCTAGCTTGCTACTTTATCTTAAGCAAAACTACTATTTACAAGTTATTATAACTCAAAACTGCATCATGAATCTCGCAAGAATCAGGGAAGTTTCGGTAATGGCTTAAATTGTGGGGACGGATCGGGACGGCTGCATTTGATATAGTCCTGGCTGGCATGCCGTGGTGATGGGTTTTCTGTGCAACGTTTTTCATACAATATCGATCTTTTATAGGCCACTATCCGCTAGTTTTTGCGTTTTTCATGATTTTTGTTCATTGTACATAAATGTACAAACtgttcattaaataataacgtTAGGATGCAATATTAAACTTTTCCAATGGTATGTCATATCTTCTCTTCCATGGATAAGATGAACGTTTACAATCTCTTACTTTATTTATGGGTTCACATCTTCTActaatattccaataaacaaaACCTTCCGGACATCTATAAACAAAACCTCGCAACTTTCCTGATTTGGTTAATTCACATTTTAGTAAAGATGAGGAACACTCTGTATGTTTTTCAAAAGGGAAATGTCCAGAATTGCGACATGCCATACTTTCCTTTGTGGctataaactgaaaaaaaaaagagattattatattgtaacaaAAATTACCATATTAtctgaaaaaaatgaataataatttacctGGTCATAATGAGCAGCGCCTAATCGTTTAACTCtatatttttgtgatatttgtCCATTACATTTTTTACTGCTCTTTTCTTTTTCCACGCACTGAATTTTACTTTCATCGTATATAGTATTATTTGGGCAGTTGAAtactgctatttttaattcgtGGCTGTCGTTATCTTCAGTGCATTGAtagaataaattacaatatttagGATGTCTTTTAAATGAAGTGGGACAAACGTATAAAGACTGATCATCAGCGGTGTCGGGGCATTCATGGTTATTTGATTGTTCTGTACTTGATTCCTGATTACTTTCTGTTGTTGATGCAGATGAAGTTTCAACTGTTGACGTAGATTGctcagtagtagtagaagttTGATCTGTTGTAGAAGTCGTCATTTGTGTTGTAGTTGTACTCGGTTCTGTTGTTGATGCTGATGAAGTTTCAACTGTTGACGTAGATTGctcagtagtagtagaagttTGATCTGTTGTAGATGTCGTCATTTGTGTTGTAGTTGTACTTGGTTCTAGAGTTGTGGTATCTTCATTAGTGGATTGAAAAGTACTCGATTTTGTTGTCTGGTCTTGATCTGTTTCCGTAGTTGTTGAAACCGGTTGTGTAGATTGTTCATTTGTGGTTGATGTTCCTACTGTAGTTTGTTGAGTTGTTGTCACTTCTGTTGTTGACTGTGTTGTTGATTCTTCAGTTGAAGTTGAATGAGTTGTTGATTCTTCGGTTGTCGAAGATTGTTTTGTTGACTCCTCAGTTGTGGATGACTGTGTTGTTGACTGCTTAGTTGTTGATGACTGTGTTGGGGGCTTTTTAGTCGTTGATGTTTGTGTTGTAGGTGCCTTAGTTGTTGTACGTTCAGTAGTAGTTGTTGATTGCGTTGTAGTTTTAGTAGGTTTGGAGGATGTGGTAGTTGATTCAGATTGATAAgatgttgttgttgtttgttcAGTAGTTAAAGATGTTCCTGTGgtattttcattttgttgttTTGTACCATTACAATTTCGTGGAGGATATACGGAATCTTCGTGATTGCAAGTTTCTAGAGCTGGGTCCCATATGGTCCCATCAGCACAATCAAAGTGATAAATTGAAAACTTTTGACCATTATTTTCCCAATCAACACATCTATAAAACTTTTTGCAATTATTTGGGTCAGAATAAAATCCAGCTTTAGTACAAGTGAAGTTTTTGCTATCATTCTTGTTATTTTCAATTGTACTATTATTGCAGTTTGGTTTCGTTTCGTTGTTATTAGAAACTGCTTCACTTGATGCGCTCGCAGGTTTTTCTGTTTCAGTACTAGGTAAAGGAGCTtcattattactagctgttgttgTCGAAATGACAGCTGGTGATGTCGAAATGGTACTTGTAGGTAAAGTGCTCTCAGTGTTAGCCCTGCAAGAGGGGGATTTGACATCATATGGATGATTGCAGGCAATTATGTCTTGATCCCAAATTGTACCATCTCCACAAGTAAAATCATACTTTGTGTACCCGTCTTGGTCATGAACACATCTATAAAAgtttttgcaattatttttatctccAAAGTATCCCTCTTCTttgcaaatattttgttttaggtCATCAGTTGTACTCGTTGTCGCTAAAGTTGTAGTTTTTGTAATATCTGACTCTTTATCTGATTGTTCATCATAAATTGGGTTTATTTCTGGTATGTTAGGTGATTTTTTACAGGCCTCAACTGTATTCAAATGATTGCAAGACTGAGTATTTGCATCCCAAGCGGTACCGTCTGCGCAAGAAAACTCATATTTCGTATATCCATCTTTGCCATCATTAACACAACGATACAATTTCTTGCAATCATTAGGATTAGAGAAAATTCCTTCTGAATTACATACTCCATCTTCACGGGAAGGATAGTGAGTTACTGATGTTGTAGATATAGTCGAAGATGAAAAAGCAACAGAAACCGTTGTACCATCTGATTCTGCTATAGGGCTCTTCGATGATAATGATTGAGTTGTAGTTTTTACAAATTCACTGTGTAAATTACTTCCGCAATTTGCAACAGCCCATTTATGGTTACACGCTTCAATTTCACTATCCCAAACGGTTTCTGTACCACACATAAACTCGTGTTTAACGAAGCCTCCGTTACCATTGTCCACACACCTATAAAATTTCTGGCAATCATTGACATCGTTCATAAATCCACTTGATTCACACTCTTTACTCGGATTTGTTACAGATATCGAGGAAGCTGAGGAACTGGGTGGAATTGTAGTTTCCATATAATTGTTAGAATGTGGATGAGTTGGTGTGGTTTGGTCAATGATTACACCGCTACTAGGATTTGAAGTAGGTTTCGCAGATATGTCAGAAACATTAGAATT
This portion of the Pararge aegeria chromosome 14, ilParAegt1.1, whole genome shotgun sequence genome encodes:
- the LOC120629147 gene encoding uncharacterized protein LOC120629147; amino-acid sequence: MTESHKEQHPLLCDEYSDEEFHIQDTGPKFQRRFCRSASTGRARTHAIGAAAIITSWPDHISSLLAYWWIGLGMIAVMVFLIYNSFLAIAVLPRSQYNPLKTISTKKPTENKSYENLNTLNIHMHVFVASYDEFNSYDYMPYVKALAKKYPNFKYNFVVVLNDVIQDTVSDFSDEQKNDMALNLLLANGNIMDKNKPYENPTLKFISLTKYMDNSPVKKNWRLLPYHFLSFLVRCIAIWDKGGVSFNPLILTPNSLSSVYFEKLYSVLGNIQSKNKLMPTKKRKLTRKTKKTFNNIRDIINDLENGETNANVITDSLTEAENIESVTITPLEETKNVDLILIDHPILPEQKDEFLHKNHSNKRPNTKLSRNILETVNVMNSTTARGIAANILPKFLESLFHSNSKNLTSNMHLHEKNDTTSKVHPIVNDLIGKIAPELSNKTSSGNENTKVIIDLKGNLIATEIGCHAFIGTVFNNVQHYTYEKSVSDFIISELSLFCRGNLSICNNVEVLLL